A segment of the Dermacentor andersoni chromosome 5, qqDerAnde1_hic_scaffold, whole genome shotgun sequence genome:
GAAGATTGCGTATCGCCTTCTCGACATCGCAAACGACAAAGCCGTGTCGGCGTTTGCCGCGCGCGAAGGTCTCTTCGAGCGCGTATGCTGCTTCCTAACGCTGCATTGGATCAGCGACAAAGCGGCCGCTCTCAGGAACCTGGAGTATCTCACAGCCCCCGGGGGAGAGTGCTTGGTGGTGTTCAACCCGCGTGTTGCACCACAACAGGTGTTACGTGCCATGATTGCGTCCGGCAAGTGGAAAAGGCACGAACACGTGAGTGACGGGCCTACAGGCTGGTGTGGTAGAGATTACATGCTAAAGCGATGCCTGAATAGACGGGCGGGACAAACCTTGGTGGTCGTGCTGGTGGTGATGGCATTGTCGCAGCATGCTTCGTGACCTTGCCATGCAGCTGTCCCGCATTAGCATCTTTCACGTTGTTAGTGTACAGTCCTGCTTCACCAAACGTTCATCATTTCTTTCTCTGAGGGACCCAAACAATCGACAAGTTATTTTTCCGAATACTCCGTGCCCTTGGTGGTGTGAAAATACGCGTGTGGGATACTCATCTTTTGTAGGCCACGAAGTAACGCCTTTCTATCCTTCTTGAACTGTTGTACAAACGGAAGTAAATGGGGAAAAAGATACGCTAAACACCGAAGTACAACTTGACTTCCATGTTAAGGATGAAGAGGAAGAAACCTTGTATCATTTCGATAACTAAAGCTCTTTAGCAGTTTTTGTGTTGACTTGATCCTATATTCTTAAACGGATGCTCACTCGAAACTTTTCGTCGACTCCATCAAGTGGTGCACTGCGGTGGTTACCGAATCGGTGAGGCATCGTGCTTCTCGACCTTCGGGAATTTTTATAACGACGAACCGCTGGAAAAGTATACTTACACTCTAGGGAAATCAAGGATACCATGAGAACACCTAACTTCAATATTTTTCACAGAGGAACTAAACGAAATGAAGTGTGGCTCTGTAATCGACACTACTGGGTTGAAGGGACAACACGTTTTAGAATACGGTATACCTTCTTTTTAAGGATATTTCGTATTGGCCTAAGAAGGAGAGGCCACCGCAAGCATTATAATGCCCATGAAGAAGCCGTCTTAAACAAATTGTCTGATGCATTGGGTTTATGGAAGCTAAAAAATGCCATAGGACAATGTGTTACAGAGTTTTAGTGTAAGACCTTGTGTTCATGATTCATTCGCAGTCGTCTTTTTGGCAACCTATCATCGCCGATACAGTTACACGATGGACGAACAAATCTACTGACTCCACTACTCCGTGCAAGTTTAAAGACATAGGACAATATGTTACAAAGTTTCGGTGTAAGAACTTGTACTCATGACTCATCCCCAGTCGTCTTTTTGGTGACCTATCATCGCCAATACAGTTACACGATGGACGAACAAATCTACAGACCCTACATCTTCGTGCACGTTTAGAGACACCGTTCCACGTATAAATcataaaacaaaatatattttgttGTATGTTGAAATATATTTTGTTCTATGTTGTAGCCTATATTAGCGGGTCACAGCTACGTTATAAACCAATATTTATGTGGTTTATATTGAGCTTCGCACAGACAATCAGAAGGAAATGGAGGTTAATTTACAGTGGTTCCACAAACACGCTGCACACGCTGTCGGCTATATTTTGAATCGGCGAAACGCTCCAATAGACGCAACCAGTCCTAACCGCTTTCTTCTGCTGACAGGACCGGATGCCCGCTACTTTATATAGACTTATTCAGCGTTATAACCAAAACTCTTCTGCATTCTTCAGCGTGCAGGCTTCGCAACAGTGCCATAACCAAGAAGAATCGCTGCGTACACGATATCAGACTTAAAGAACGCTCCTTGAAATTGTTCAGTATACAATCCTTATACAGTATACATATAAGCATCATGCCATATATCAAACCTTAATAAAAATTAACCAGTAGTGTGACTGTAAATTTTCTATCATATTTTGCTTTCAATGACAGGTTCTCAAATCTGCTCTCCCGGAGTCCTGGGAGTTTTACGACGTTGACACCATGGTGTCAAAGCTCGAAGGACTAGTCGCATCAACAAGCCTGGTGGCCCTGTCGTGTGAAGTTGTGCCTCTGCAGGTCGGGAGCCCCGAAATCGACCTGGAAGTGCGTACGTATCACAGGGCTCCGTCGAAATATTTTAGACCATGATATCATTGGATAAGGCAGAACAAATACAGGGTGCACTTTTCGGCAAACCAACACAAACAATTCCAGCAGGCACTGTGTTCTCTGTCTGTCCCCAAACTgattgtttcctttttttgtgtgtttttcacTATATAACGACAGTTTGTTATTTTAGACATGTCTCTTgttgccttatttttttttaggaaCAAAACCGACCagcccttttctttcttcattacagtGGCTTCTGTGGCTGTAAAAGAGATGCTTTTAGAATGCTTCTTCTCGTAACAAAAAATGAGTATATTGCTTAGTTGTAATCACACCTCTTAAATAGCTCCTGCAATCTGAGAGAAACAGCATTACCCCTCGTTTATGCAcctaaggaaataaaatgaaaaactTCATCTCTTTGCAGGCGCTCTGTGTGCCGCTATACCGATTTATCCGCACATGAAAAAGGAAGGCCAGGTTGAAGTGGAAGAGTTTGTCAGAAACTTGGCTCTCCAAGACGGCTGCGTGAACTTCTCGGTTACGGGCATAACGCATCAACTTAGGTGCGTCATTCACGCCCGCAAACCAGTATTATCGAGTTAAGAAGAGCCAGTTAGGCCTGGCACAAGACTTCTGTGCGGCGTCTGCAACATCCACTGCGGTTAACAAGACCAAGAGTTCAAATAAACTTAAAAGTCTAGAAGCTCAGGCCAATTGGTGTAgcaagcatatttagcgccagcaaacaaggacagctggcgctaaatatgctttcaatttaccaacacgcccaacaaatggcaatgctacaATTGGTGtagcattgtcattgcttttGGGTAGTTACCCTGAATATATGATACGAGTTCAATAGGATGTTTGTCACCTACTGACCATAGGTTGTtattgcaacaacaacaacgacaacaacaacaacaattacaATGCTCCTTAACACCAAAGTTAGGCGCATCTTTAGTGTTTTCACTTCGCAATATTTATTCACTTTCAAAAACAATCTGTCTAGTGCGGCCAGTTACGAAAGGAGCGAAGTGTTGCGCGACTGCCACGCTAATGGGAGATGGCGAAATGCAGCACGTGTGTGACGTGTCGGCGCGATTCACGGCTAGGTCAGCTGATATAGCTGGGGTCAGCTGGGATGGCTAGGTCAGCTGATATACCCCTCAGGATAACGGGGATTGCGTCAAGAACGCCAATTTCTCCCCTGGTGATTGGTAGGCGAaactgagtgaaaaaaaaatgaagcctgcTTCCATGGCAAAGGTTTTCTTGATACGCGAGGGAGAAACATCAtcccgcttgtcgtctgctatgcGCTCGACGAGCACACGACTTTCTCTGCAGACACCAACAGAAACCAGCACCGCTTGCATTAAATTTTAGATTGTTTTCcctttttcatattttgttttCAACACCCTTCGGCTTCTAATTACCTTTCCTTACTGACAACATATGTGCAACCCATCAGTGGGGAAACTAACCCTTTCTGCTGAAGATGCGCGAGCCAGCGGGCCACGCCAGGCGGCTGCTTTGTTTCGGCAAAACATAAGTGCGCAGAAAAATGCGGTTTATTCACTGATTTTACTAGCAACCTATCGCATAGCAAGGCATTCAATACATAATACAATAATGTAGAGCTGAGTATCTCATTAGTCAGTACAAATCGGCGCATTCTGCACTACGATCATACATACGTAAGAGCTTCCTACAATTTCTCATAGTCCGAAAATTGATACAGAGGCCATGTTTGTTTGCTGTGCACTACGAAACCTTACCAAAAGCAATTTTATCGGAACTGTAAATTGTGGATAGTAAAAAGAATATGAAGCGCTGCATATTAACATTTTTCGCATACCAGTAGCAAAAACTTCATTTTTTATTCCATATAACGGGTACACTTGCTAGTCCAAACAACATGCTATATCTAATCAATTTTTTTCATAGTTCTCCTTGTATTAATGCGCTGATAAATACACCGCAAATTATATTGCAGATGTCTAGTCTTTCTTCATATGTGGGCTGTTTCGCAATACAACATGTAACACCACTAGCGTTTCATTGTAGTCTGTGACATTGCGAAAAAAGTATCAATGCGAAATTTCTCGCGAGCATATCGCAGATGTTTCTTAAAATTTGTAATGCACTTAGTTTGTTCTATCGTCATCTGGGAAATAACTGGCACAGTTTCAACACAACAACTAgcgctaagttttttttttttttttggggtgggggggggggggggttaagaaACAGTAAATGCCGGAGACGCATGCGTCAGCCGGCGGTTGATCGTCAGTAGAGATGCGGCTAAGAAAGAGTGATGCACAAATGTATTATTGAACGCGTAGCTTCAGGACATGGAGAAAGATTTCCTAAAACCAACACCAATCGGCTTTGTTCAGTTGCATCAGGGCAGCCTTATCAGAATAATTTTCCTTCGTATGATTTTCAAGACTTTCCTCTAATGCGCTGAATGTACATCATGCACGTTCTTTAACAAGTCGTATAGGCTCAGTTTTGTGCGACTTGTTTGAAGCATAGGATAGGTATTAGCGCTATGTTACGAGTTTCTTCATTGTCTGGAGGTCGTCCGTCATGAGAATTTCGGTGTGGACAGAATGCTTTCTTAGCTTATTAAGATTATTCTTGACTTTGCCGAAGGGGCCCCCCTCCCACTTTTGCCATATTAATAAAACCACTGATGATTGCCGAGCAACATTAGTATTTGCAGAACTTTACTGATCTAAGCTCAAGAAGATTCTAACATCCCAAGATCCATGTATGGTAGCTATGTTATAATCTTTGAAGAGGAGTGTGCAAGTGTGGGACCAATGACTGTAAGTACAAAGAATAGGTTGCACGATGTTTACGCAAATATTGCAATATGCCGAAATATGTTCTAAAGATAGGCTAATCAGGAGATCACCCTAAGAGCTATcggtattaaaaaaagaaaatatcagtaagattttttttattaattgtCAAACTTCCggagctttctttttgcagcggCTTTTCTGTCGGGCCGTTTTTTA
Coding sequences within it:
- the LOC129380173 gene encoding juvenile hormone acid O-methyltransferase-like, yielding MCVYGCFNMFSSSGTDSADFHARSKSPEKCTCCQRGTYAEQKRRPVKMSGPAQDKRQSAEMMFDAEKVSAYYESFMHHSREAMKVFLERYKDSFFAVENGAQCEDRQWLDVGCGPGNFTKNYLLPHAPSSLRILVAADFSQAMLDHAARNHAHPKIAYRLLDIANDKAVSAFAAREGLFERVCCFLTLHWISDKAAALRNLEYLTAPGGECLVVFNPRVAPQQVLRAMIASGKWKRHEHVLKSALPESWEFYDVDTMVSKLEGLVASTSLVALSCEVVPLQVGSPEIDLEVRALCAAIPIYPHMKKEGQVEVEEFVRNLALQDGCVNFSVTGITHQLRCVIHARKPVLSS